A window of Streptomyces sp. NBC_01224 genomic DNA:
CCGCCGCCTGAGCCAGGCGCAGCGCCTGGATGTAGTAGCGCTGGGCGAGCCCCGGCTGGCCCGTGTCGACCGCCATGTACCCGGCGAGTTCGGTGAGCCGCGCGACCGCCGCGAACAGCTGCCGCCCGACCGATTCGCGGTACGCCCCCGAGAGCAGCCCGGAGACCACGCTGTTCAGGTAGTGCACCAGGACCGGCCGCACATGTCCGCTGCCGAACCGGTGGTCGAGGTCGACGAGCGCGGCCGTCATCGCCCGTACCGCCTCCACGTCCGACCTCCCGACGCGGGCCCCGGCGGCGCGGGCCACCTGCGGGTCGGCGCCGGTGATCAGCCAGTCGCGGCTGGGCTCGACCAGCGCCGACGACGCGATCGTCGAACCGGACAGGAAGTCGCGGCGGCCGACATCGCTGCGCCACAGTTCACAGACCTGCTCGATCGCCCCGATCACGGTCGGGGCGAACTGCAGACCGACGCCGGACGCCAGATTCTTGCCGTTGGCCATGCCGATCTCGTCGATCGTGACCGTACGGCCGAGCTTGCGGCCGAGCGCCTCGGCGATGATTCCCGGTGCCCTGCCGCGTGGTTGCTGTCCACGCAGCCAACGGGCCACGGAAGTCTTGTCGTATCGCAGATCGAGCCCGCGCTCCGCGCCGACCATGTTGACGCGACGGGCAAGGCCGGCGTTGGAGCATCCGGCTTCCTGAATGAGCGCCTGGAGCCGTTCGTTCGGCTGGCGGGCGACGAGAGGCCTGGCTGCCATGTTTCCCCCTGAGGCCGCAGTGATCCATGAGCGGATCACTGCCCGGCAAATACACGGACAATGCACACATTCATCGTGTTCATCACGTCCGTCGTGTTCCTTGCCATTCGTGTCGGCATATGACAGAGGCCGACCGTTCCGGAGTTGCCCCTAAACGGCTACCCGCCCGATCGGGCACCGCCTCACGCGCGCCCCCACCCATGCATCCATGCGCCCCGCGTGCCGGATCGATGAGCCGTGACCACGCCCGCCACCCCCGTAACCCCATGTGGTGGCGGCAGTTGTGCTGTTCGTGGAAGAGCCCATCGGAGTCGAAGAGCCCATCGGAGTCATGGAAGCCACGAAGATCCTCCGACAACGGGGCGAGCAACTGCTCGACGCCGCGGTGCGGTACACGGAGGAGCGGCACTGGGCCGTGTGCCCCGGCACCTGGCTGGAGGCGGCCGAGGGAGCCGAGCGGTGCTCGTGCGGTGACGCCGGATGTGCCTCCCCCGGCGCCCACCCCGCCGGACCCGACTGGGCGGGCCAGGCGACCGGCAGTGGTGCCGCGGCCCGCCGGATGTGGTCCAAGTACCCCGGGGCGTCGATCCTGTTGCCCACCGGTCGCACCTTCGACGCGATCGACGTACCGGAGTCCGCCGGCTTCCTCGCCCTGGCCCGGATGGAGCGGATGGACGTGCCGATCGGGCCCGTCACCCGCACCCCCGACCGGCGGATGCTCTTCTTCGTCCTGCCGGGTACGACGACCGACGTGGACGCCCTGGTAAGGAAGTTGGACTGGCGAGCAGCATCGATCGGCCTCGTCGGCCGCGGCGACGGTCACTACGTGACGGGGCCGCCGACCCGGATCGGCGGACGTGGGGCGGTGCAGTGGGCCCGCCGTCCCACATCCGCCAACCGGTGGCTGCCGGACGCCGAGGAGCTCATCAGCCCGCTCGCCTACGCCTGCGCGAGGGAAGCAGCCGACGCACGGGCACGCCTTCCCTGAGGTGCCATTTCGTAGGCTGTCCCCATACACGGGGACACCGAAAGGCTTACATCATGCAGGACCGGACAGAGACCGACAGAGCAGTGCGGGCAGGGGAAACAGGAGAGGCGGGCGGAGCGCCGACGGCGCCGCCCGCCGTTCGCGTACAGGGGCTGTGGAAGCGGTTCGGCGAACAGACCGCGGTCGCCGGGATCGATCTGGAGCTGCCCGCGGGCAAGTTCATCGGCCTGGTGGGGCCCAACGGAGCGGGCAAGACCACCACTCTGTCGATGGTCACCGGACTGCTCCGCCCCGACCAGGGACTGATCGAGGTCGGCGGCCATGACGTGTGGCGCGACCCGGTCGAGGTGAAGTCCAGGATCGGTGTGCTCCCGGAGGGGCTGCGGCTCTTCGAACGCCTCTCGGGGCGCGAACTCCTCGCATACACCGGAAGATTGCGCGGGCTGCCGGGCGCCGAGGTCGACAAACGGGCCACCCAGCTGCTCGATGTACTCGATCTGGCGGGCTCCCAGCACAAGCTGGTCGTCGACTACTCGACCGGCATGCGGAAGAAGATCGGGCTCGCCGCCGCGCTGCTGCACAACCCCGAAGTGCTCTTCCTGGACGAGCCGTTCGAGGGCGTCGACCCGGTGTCGGCGCAGACCATCCGCGAGGTTCTGGAGCGGTACACCCGCTCGGGGGCGACCGTCGTCTTCTCCAGCCATGTGATGGAGCTCGTGGAGTCCCTCTGCGACTGGGTGGCCGTCATGGCCGCCGGCACGATCCGGGCCCAGGGCACCCTGGCCCAGGTGCGCGGCGAGGCGTCCTCGCTGCAGAACGCCTTCCTCGAACTCGTCGGCGCAGGCTCCCGGACCACCGGCGAGTCCCTGGACTGGCTGGGCGGCGACCGATGAGCGTGCTCGACGCCCCCGTGGGAGCCGCCCCCGGCCAAAACGGCACGAGCGGCGGCGAGGGGCTCGTCCCCGTCTTCGTACGGCTCAAGCTGACCCTGCTGCGCAACGGGCTGCGGCAGTCGGCCGGCCGACGGGCCGCGTACATCACCTCCGTCGTCCTCGCCCTGCTGATCGCCGCGAGCCAGCTGATGGGACTGATCGCACTGCGCGGGCACGCCCATGTCGGTGCCCTCGTCATCCTGATGACCGGGGTGCTGGCGGTCGGCTGGACGGTGATGCCGCTGTTCTTCCCCAGCGGTGACGAGACCCTCGACCCGAGCCGTCTGGTGATGCTGCCGTTGCGGCCGCGCCCGCTGATCGCTGCGCTGCTGACGGCGTCACTGGTCGGGATCGGTCCGCTGTTCACGCTCTGTCTGGCGGCCGGCTCGGTGATCGCGGTGGCGCAGGGGGTGGCCGGTGCGGTGTTCGCCGTGGTGGCCGCGCCACTCACGTTGCTGGTGTGCGTCGCGCTGACACGGGCCGTGGCCACGGCCAACACCCGGCTGCTGACATCACGCAAGGGCCGCGATCTCGCGGTGCTCAGCGGGCTCGTGATCGCGGTGGGCTTCCAGGTCGTCAACTTCGGTGCACAGCGGCTGGGACAGGCGGGCGGCCTCTCCGCGCTCGAACCGGCCGCGGACGTGGTGCGCTGGCTGCCGCCCGCCTCGGCGATCGGGGCGGTGGACTCGGCGTCGCGGGGCTCGTACGGGCAGGCCGCCGTACAGCTGCTGCTGTCCGTGGCGGCGCTGTTCGCGCTGTTGTGGCTGTGGCAGCGGAGTCTGGTGAAGCTGATGACGGCCCCGGACGGCTCGACCCTCTCCGCCGCCGGGCCGACCCGCGAGAAGGCCGGCAAGGGTGGCTCCCGGCTCTCCGCACTGCTGCCCGCGGGGCGTACCGGCCCGGTGATGGAGCGCAGCCTGCGGTACATCGCACGCGATCCGAAGACCAAGGCCGCCTGGGTCACGGCGCTGGCGATCGGGCTGATCGTGCCGATGCTCAACGCCGTGCAGGGCAGCGGCTCGATCTACTTCGCCTGCTTCGCCGCCGGAATGCTCGGCATCCAGATGTACAACCAGTTCGGGCAGGACACGTCCGCGTTCTGGATGGTGGCGCTGACCATCTCCTCCACCCGGGACGCGTACATCGAACTGCGCGCGCGGGCAATGGCGTTGCTGCTGATCACCCTGCCGTACACGACCCTGGTGACGGTGCTGACGGCGGCGGTCCTCGGCGACTGGGGCGCGCTGCCGGAGGCCATGGGGCTGTCGTTCGCCCTGCTGGGCGCGATGCTGGCGACGGGCGCCGTGGCATCGGCGAACTTCCCGTACTCGATCCCGCAGGACGGGGCGTTCAAGAACGTGGCACCGGGGCAGGCCGGGCTCGCCTGGATCTCGATCTTCGGCGGCATGATCTCGGCGGCGCTGCTCTGCGCACCCGTGATCGCGGTGACGATCTGGCTCCATGTCGCCGACATCGAGCAGTGGCTGTGGCTGCTGCTGCCCGCGGGGGCCGTGTACGGGGCGCTGATCTCCTGGGCGGGGCTACGGCTCGCCGCTCCCCGAACGGCGAACCGGCTCCCGGAGATCCTGGCGGCGGTCAGCAAGGGCTGAGAGCTTCCTCCGCAGGGCCTGTCTCTCTTTGCCGGCCGGTCTCAAGGGGAGACAGGCTCGCGGTCGTCCTGAGGGTCCTCGGCGAACTGCTCCAGGAAGGGTTCGACCGCCGCTCGCCAGCCCTCCGGCTGGTCGTAGTGGACGAGATGGCCGGCGTCGGCCACCTCCGCGTACTGCCCGCGCGGCAGTACGCGGACCATCTCCTGGGCCTCCGCCCGGCCCAGCTCGCCGTCGAGGCCACGGAGCACCAGGGTCGGGCACCGGACCTGTGCCAGCTCCTCCCAGTGCGCGTCGAACACCCACGTCGCGCGGGACTGGAGCATCTGGCGACGGGAGAAGACGGGGCGCCAGCCGTCGGCCCGCTCGGCCATCACCTCGGCGAAGAATTCGCCGCGGGCGGGGTTGGGCCGCTCCACCCAGGGGTCGTCCTCGCCGAACCACTTCCGTACGTCGGAGAGCGTCGCGAACGGCACCGGCCAGGACTTGAACCAGTCCTCCCACTCCCGCTGCGAGGCCGCCCCGAGCGCCGAGGCCCGCATGTCGCAGACGACCAGGGCCCGGACGAGATCGGGGCGCTTCGCGGCGAGCTGCCAGGCGGTGAGCGCTCCCATCGCATGCCCGACGAGAGTGACGGGGGCGAGGCCGAGCTGTTCGATCGCCGCCTCGGCGTCGGCGACGTACGCATCACGGGTGTACGGGCCTTCGGCCGGCTTCTCGCTGCGGCCGTGCCCTCGCTGGTCGAGGCCGACGGCGCGGTGCCGCTCGGCGAGCCAGCGGGTGGTCGAGGCCCAGTGGGAGGCCCGGCCCATCAAACCGTGGAGCAATAAGACCCCGGGGGCGCGTTCGCCCTCCGTGCGCCCTTTGGGCGGGTCGGCGAACTCCCAGGCCGCGAGGCGTACGCCGTCGGTCCCGGTCACATCGATGCGCCGCACCATATGTTCTGGCACCCCCTTCTGATCCTCGATCACCGCTTGATCACCGCTCGATCACCGTGTGGTCGCGTCACGCCAGACTATCGAACCTCTATTCGAAAACCGGGTTCCGGCATCCAACACCCCTCGTTCGAGTGACCGGCTCCAAGGATTGACGGCGGCCGCGCAGGGGAGACCTTCTCCGGGAGGCGGGCCACTCGGGGATGAGGGCCCGTGGGGATCGACCTTGAGAGTTCGGGGCTCCGGGTCGAAACAGGGGAGGGCAGGCCCCGGCGCCGCAAGGCGCCGGGGCCCTCTGCCGTTCGGGGAGCGGTCGTTCGAGGGGCAGCCGGCGCCAAAACGCCTTCGCGAGCCGCGGCACGGGCTTCATGGGAGGCCGGGCGCGACCCGCAGGCGGCCGGGCGCAGATCGCGGGCGGCCGGGCGCGACCCGCGGGCGGCCGGGACTGCGGCTGCGACCTTCCGGTGTTCGTGCCAGACATGCCGGACATGCCGGTACGACGGGCGCATGCGCCTGCTCCCTCCCCGACCGCGCGACCAGGTGGCGGACACTCTCAGGTATGCCTCAGCCACAGCCTGGCACGCGATCCGTCCGGGCGCTGCAATTCCGGGCGGAAAAACGGAATGCCGACGTTACGACCTCGCCCACGATTGGCAGTGGGAGAAGGAGCGGTGTCCGGGGCCTTCGAATCCAAGGCGGAGGAGGGAGTCGACGCGGAGCGTCGGCGACTGACGACAACGCCGGAGGCGGAGGCCCCGGACACCGCGACGCCGCTGACAATCGCGGGCGAGGTCGCAACGCTTCAGCGCCCTGTCGGCACCCGGTCGGCGGCACCGTCAGCGGTGCCCGTCGCGGCGCCCGTCAGCGCTTGGCCACGAACACATGCGAGGCGATCTCGGCGTCCAGCTCCGCCGCCTCGCCACTGCTGCCGACCAGCACCCCGCCGGGCGACTGGGTCACGCTGACCACGGAGCCGGGCTGCACACCCGCCCGCCGCAGCGTGTACATCAGCTGGGCGTCCGTCTGGATCGGCTCACCGATCCGGCGCACGACCACCGTCTTGCCCTCGGCACCCGGGTCGAGCTCCGACAGGCTCACCATGCCCTCGTCGAGGAACGGGTCGGCCTCGGCCTTCTCGCCCAGCTCCTCCAGGCCCGGGATCGGATTCCCGTACGGGGACTCCGTCGGGTGGCGCAGCAGCTCCAGCACCCGCCGCTCCACGGCCTCGCTCATCACATGCTCCCAGCGGCATGCCTCGGCGTGGACCTGCTCCCACTCCAGGCCGATCACGTCGACGAGCAGGCACTCGGCGAGCCGGTGCTTGCGCATGACGCGGGTCGCGAGGCGGCGCCCCTCGTCGGTCAGCTCCAGGTGGCGGTCGCCCGCGACCTGCACCAGGCCGTCGCGCTCCATGCGCGCCACCGTCTGGCTGACCGTCGGACCGCTCTGGTCCAGCCGTTCCGCAATCCGGGCGCGCATGGGGACCACGCCTTCCTCTTCGAGTTCGAGGATGGTGCGGAGATACATCTCCGTGGTGTCGATCAGTCCGGACATTCGTGCCCCTCGATGCTGTGACAGGAAAACGTCGTAAGCGCTGTGCGCTGGCCCTGACCCAATTCTGACGCATACCGCCGACAACCGTGCCGTGCCGACCGAACGCTGTGCGGCGGAGCGGCGCGGGCGGTATTGACAGGCCACTGGTCCAGACCGCAACGTGATCCGCGACGCGGACACCCCACGGACAATTCTCCCCGCCGGAAAGGCCTCCTCGATGAGCGACAGCAAGCTGGCCGGTCAGTTCTTCGATGCAGCGATCGGCCTGCTGGAGCGCGTACGCGACGAGGAGTCCGGCAACATCGCGGCCGCCGGTGCCGCGATCGCCGACACCGTCGCCGCGGGCGGCAGGCTCTTCGCCTTCGGTGCCGGGCACTCCTCGCTCGCCGCGCAGGACGTCGTCTACCGGGCGGGCGGACTCGCCCTGATGAACCTGCTGGCCGTGCCCGGGAGCGTCGGCGTCGACGTCATGCCGGCGCCCCTCGGCTCGGCACTGGAGCGGGTCAACGGGCTGGCGGGCGCGGTGCTCGACTCCAGCCCCGCCAAGGCGGGCGACGTCCTCGTGATCATCTCGCTCTCCGGGCGCAACGCGCTTCCGGTGGAGATGGCGATGAATGCGCGGGCGCTCGGCCTGAAGGTCATCGGCGTCACTTCGGTGGCGTACGCAGACGGCACCCGGTCCCGGCACAGCTCGGGCGGCTTCCTGCGGGACCACTGCGACATCGTGCTCGACAGCAAGATCTCCATCGGCGACGCGGAGCTGACCGCCGAAGGGGTCGCGGCGCCGTTCGCACCCGCGTCGACGGTCGTCACCAGTGCGGTGATGCAGGCGATGATGGCCGCCGCGGTGGAGCAGCTCGTGGCGCGGGGGGTCGAGCCGCCGATGCTGCGGTCGGGGAACGTCGACGGCGGTCACGAGTGGAACGGGCGCGTCATGACGGAGTACCGGGACCGGATCTTCTACCGCCACTGATCGCGCCGGGCCGCCGGCCGCCCCGCTACGGGCACGTCGGCAGCACGACCCGGACCGTCAGTCCGCCGCCCGGGTTCGCCGTCGCGCTCGCCTCGCCGCCGTGCGCCCTCGCGATCGACGCCACGATGGAGAGCCCCAGACCGGCCCCCTCACCGGGAGCATGGCGGCGGGCCTGCGCCCGGCGGAACGGCTCGAACAGCAGCGGCACGGTCGCCGGGTCCACCACCGGCCCGGTGTTGGCGACCTCCAGACCGCCCGGCCCCACCCGGACCCGTACCGTCCCGCCGGGGTGGTTGTGGCGCAGCGCGTTGGCGACCAGGTTGTGCACGAGATGGCCCAGCAGGACCGGGTCGCCCTCGGCCGGCAGTGGCCGGGCCTCCGCCTCGACGGTGATGGAACGGTTCTTCGCCTCCGGCTCCAGCGCCTCGGTCACCGTGGCCGCGATCGCGTCCAGTTCGACCCGTTCGCGCCGCCGCAGGCCCTCGTCACAGACCGCGAGGAGCAGCAGTCCCTCGATCAGCTGCTCGCTGTCGGCGGCGGTGTCGATGAGTTTGTCCCGGATCCAGGCGACCTTCTCGGGCGGCGGGTCGTCGGCGAGGCCGATCTCGGCTGCGGCCCGCTGCACGGCGAGCGGGGTGCGCAGCTCATGGGCGGCGTTGGCGGCGAACCGCTGGCGGGCGGCGACCAACTCCTCGATCCGGTCGAGCATCCCGTCGAAGGTGTCGGCCAGTTCCTTGAGCTC
This region includes:
- a CDS encoding transcriptional regulator translates to MAARPLVARQPNERLQALIQEAGCSNAGLARRVNMVGAERGLDLRYDKTSVARWLRGQQPRGRAPGIIAEALGRKLGRTVTIDEIGMANGKNLASGVGLQFAPTVIGAIEQVCELWRSDVGRRDFLSGSTIASSALVEPSRDWLITGADPQVARAAGARVGRSDVEAVRAMTAALVDLDHRFGSGHVRPVLVHYLNSVVSGLLSGAYRESVGRQLFAAVARLTELAGYMAVDTGQPGLAQRYYIQALRLAQAAGDRAYGGYVLAASMSHLAAQLGNPREIAQLARAAQEGARGRVTPRAEAMFYAAEARGHALLGDARTCQAVTGRALTAMGNAEPDTGDDPDWIAHFDHAYLADELAHCHRDLGQAEAAARCAKESLDGHPESRTRRRGIGLVLLATAQVQLREVEQACHTGTRAMELLGSVRSSRGAEYLDNLQQRLMPYGDEPAVREFGARLELQAA
- a CDS encoding bifunctional DNA primase/polymerase, which translates into the protein MEATKILRQRGEQLLDAAVRYTEERHWAVCPGTWLEAAEGAERCSCGDAGCASPGAHPAGPDWAGQATGSGAAARRMWSKYPGASILLPTGRTFDAIDVPESAGFLALARMERMDVPIGPVTRTPDRRMLFFVLPGTTTDVDALVRKLDWRAASIGLVGRGDGHYVTGPPTRIGGRGAVQWARRPTSANRWLPDAEELISPLAYACAREAADARARLP
- a CDS encoding ABC transporter ATP-binding protein, which encodes MQDRTETDRAVRAGETGEAGGAPTAPPAVRVQGLWKRFGEQTAVAGIDLELPAGKFIGLVGPNGAGKTTTLSMVTGLLRPDQGLIEVGGHDVWRDPVEVKSRIGVLPEGLRLFERLSGRELLAYTGRLRGLPGAEVDKRATQLLDVLDLAGSQHKLVVDYSTGMRKKIGLAAALLHNPEVLFLDEPFEGVDPVSAQTIREVLERYTRSGATVVFSSHVMELVESLCDWVAVMAAGTIRAQGTLAQVRGEASSLQNAFLELVGAGSRTTGESLDWLGGDR
- a CDS encoding transporter; translated protein: MSVLDAPVGAAPGQNGTSGGEGLVPVFVRLKLTLLRNGLRQSAGRRAAYITSVVLALLIAASQLMGLIALRGHAHVGALVILMTGVLAVGWTVMPLFFPSGDETLDPSRLVMLPLRPRPLIAALLTASLVGIGPLFTLCLAAGSVIAVAQGVAGAVFAVVAAPLTLLVCVALTRAVATANTRLLTSRKGRDLAVLSGLVIAVGFQVVNFGAQRLGQAGGLSALEPAADVVRWLPPASAIGAVDSASRGSYGQAAVQLLLSVAALFALLWLWQRSLVKLMTAPDGSTLSAAGPTREKAGKGGSRLSALLPAGRTGPVMERSLRYIARDPKTKAAWVTALAIGLIVPMLNAVQGSGSIYFACFAAGMLGIQMYNQFGQDTSAFWMVALTISSTRDAYIELRARAMALLLITLPYTTLVTVLTAAVLGDWGALPEAMGLSFALLGAMLATGAVASANFPYSIPQDGAFKNVAPGQAGLAWISIFGGMISAALLCAPVIAVTIWLHVADIEQWLWLLLPAGAVYGALISWAGLRLAAPRTANRLPEILAAVSKG
- a CDS encoding alpha/beta fold hydrolase, whose product is MVRRIDVTGTDGVRLAAWEFADPPKGRTEGERAPGVLLLHGLMGRASHWASTTRWLAERHRAVGLDQRGHGRSEKPAEGPYTRDAYVADAEAAIEQLGLAPVTLVGHAMGALTAWQLAAKRPDLVRALVVCDMRASALGAASQREWEDWFKSWPVPFATLSDVRKWFGEDDPWVERPNPARGEFFAEVMAERADGWRPVFSRRQMLQSRATWVFDAHWEELAQVRCPTLVLRGLDGELGRAEAQEMVRVLPRGQYAEVADAGHLVHYDQPEGWRAAVEPFLEQFAEDPQDDREPVSP
- a CDS encoding metal-dependent transcriptional regulator, which produces MSGLIDTTEMYLRTILELEEEGVVPMRARIAERLDQSGPTVSQTVARMERDGLVQVAGDRHLELTDEGRRLATRVMRKHRLAECLLVDVIGLEWEQVHAEACRWEHVMSEAVERRVLELLRHPTESPYGNPIPGLEELGEKAEADPFLDEGMVSLSELDPGAEGKTVVVRRIGEPIQTDAQLMYTLRRAGVQPGSVVSVTQSPGGVLVGSSGEAAELDAEIASHVFVAKR
- a CDS encoding SIS domain-containing protein, yielding MSDSKLAGQFFDAAIGLLERVRDEESGNIAAAGAAIADTVAAGGRLFAFGAGHSSLAAQDVVYRAGGLALMNLLAVPGSVGVDVMPAPLGSALERVNGLAGAVLDSSPAKAGDVLVIISLSGRNALPVEMAMNARALGLKVIGVTSVAYADGTRSRHSSGGFLRDHCDIVLDSKISIGDAELTAEGVAAPFAPASTVVTSAVMQAMMAAAVEQLVARGVEPPMLRSGNVDGGHEWNGRVMTEYRDRIFYRH
- a CDS encoding sensor histidine kinase; the encoded protein is MRSERARLTALYGGLLVLAGALLMGLVYLLVSERLYATVLTAVAPAVPDGATPAVRSGVASMPQPSSDWAHTVVMEPGQYAVAKRVTTAAGDAALNQLLTVSGVSLAVYSVLSVALAWWMAGRVLRPVGVITARARRLSGSNLHERLALKAPPGELKELADTFDGMLDRIEELVAARQRFAANAAHELRTPLAVQRAAAEIGLADDPPPEKVAWIRDKLIDTAADSEQLIEGLLLLAVCDEGLRRRERVELDAIAATVTEALEPEAKNRSITVEAEARPLPAEGDPVLLGHLVHNLVANALRHNHPGGTVRVRVGPGGLEVANTGPVVDPATVPLLFEPFRRAQARRHAPGEGAGLGLSIVASIARAHGGEASATANPGGGLTVRVVLPTCP